The proteins below come from a single Argentina anserina chromosome 1, drPotAnse1.1, whole genome shotgun sequence genomic window:
- the LOC126789538 gene encoding protein TIFY 3B-like isoform X1 yields MGEKFELGDVKHPKEEAMELEPSSHDLPNIKSNRARNKPSAISIPTRAPAQLTIFYAGSVSVFDAVTAEKVRELLIAAAAAAAEKVIDVKNSGNSCPSSPQIQTGSNSSTAPSSPVVQLYPDQNSSICKLQAEFPIARRHSLQRFLEKRRDRLGSKSPYPASPDTPVDDNAKTNLSNNASSGLGCFKQSAVAQEQIQPSSAA; encoded by the exons ATGGGTGAAAAATTTGAGCTTGGAGATGTGAAGCATCCCAAAGAAGAAGCTATGGAGCTTGAGCCCTCTAGTCATGATCTGCCCAACATTAAGAGCAACAG GGCCAGAAACAAGCCATCTGCAATTAGTATCCCAACTCGTGCTCCAGCTCAGCTTACAATCTTCTATGCCGGGAGTGTTAGTGTCTTTGATGCAGTTACTGCAGAAAAG GTTCGCGAACTTCTTATTGCGGCTGCTGCAGCTGCTGCTGAAAAGGTCATTGATGTAAAGAATAGTGGCAACAGCTGTCCTTCAAGTCCACAGATACAAACTGGGTCAAATTCTTCTACTGCTCCTAGTTCACCAGTTGTCCAGCTCTACCCTGACCAGAATAGCTCCATATGTAAATTGCAAGCTG AATTCCCAATTGCAAGGAGACACTCTCTTCAACGCTTCCTGGAGAAGCGTAGGGACAG ATTGGGCAGCAAGAGTCCGTATCCTGCTTCACCAGATACACCGGTTGATGATAATGCAAAGACAAACCTCAGCAACAATGCTTCTTCCGGTTTGGGTTGTTTTAAACAATCTGCCGTGGCTCAGGAACAAATTCAACCAAGTTCTGCTGCCTAG
- the LOC126789538 gene encoding protein TIFY 3B-like isoform X2 yields the protein MGEKFELGDVKHPKEEAMELEPSSHDLPNIKSNRNKPSAISIPTRAPAQLTIFYAGSVSVFDAVTAEKVRELLIAAAAAAAEKVIDVKNSGNSCPSSPQIQTGSNSSTAPSSPVVQLYPDQNSSICKLQAEFPIARRHSLQRFLEKRRDRLGSKSPYPASPDTPVDDNAKTNLSNNASSGLGCFKQSAVAQEQIQPSSAA from the exons ATGGGTGAAAAATTTGAGCTTGGAGATGTGAAGCATCCCAAAGAAGAAGCTATGGAGCTTGAGCCCTCTAGTCATGATCTGCCCAACATTAAGAGCAACAG AAACAAGCCATCTGCAATTAGTATCCCAACTCGTGCTCCAGCTCAGCTTACAATCTTCTATGCCGGGAGTGTTAGTGTCTTTGATGCAGTTACTGCAGAAAAG GTTCGCGAACTTCTTATTGCGGCTGCTGCAGCTGCTGCTGAAAAGGTCATTGATGTAAAGAATAGTGGCAACAGCTGTCCTTCAAGTCCACAGATACAAACTGGGTCAAATTCTTCTACTGCTCCTAGTTCACCAGTTGTCCAGCTCTACCCTGACCAGAATAGCTCCATATGTAAATTGCAAGCTG AATTCCCAATTGCAAGGAGACACTCTCTTCAACGCTTCCTGGAGAAGCGTAGGGACAG ATTGGGCAGCAAGAGTCCGTATCCTGCTTCACCAGATACACCGGTTGATGATAATGCAAAGACAAACCTCAGCAACAATGCTTCTTCCGGTTTGGGTTGTTTTAAACAATCTGCCGTGGCTCAGGAACAAATTCAACCAAGTTCTGCTGCCTAG
- the LOC126786490 gene encoding protein FATTY ACID EXPORT 2, chloroplastic-like produces MAELCVSSQSSFLLHRPITHNRLNPRTALSFSLTGAGATRLRFGPSSDHARTLRLGVVSDPSAPSLFTVDSGTKGIVIEPEIGGGDGGEFGGRGSGGGGGGGGGGGDSNDRGEEGGEDSSERKGMSMSQKLTLAYAVLVGVGGVMGFLKSGSNKSLLAGGISASLLFLVYTELPKRTVFASSLGLGLSAALLVVMGSRFKRSGKIFPAGVVSLVSLIMTGGYFHGIIRGMH; encoded by the exons ATGGCAGAGTTGTGCGTTTCTTCTCAGTCCTCCTTTCTCCTCCACCGCCCCATAACCCACAACCGCCTAAACCCCCGAACCgccctctctttttctctaacCGGCGCCGGAGCTACGCGCCTGCGATTCGGACCGTCCTCCGATCATGCTCGTACCTTGAGGCTCGGGGTGGTCTCCGATCCTTCTGCTCCCAGCTTATTCACCGTTGATTCGGGGACCAAGGGTATAGTCATCGAGCCCGAGATCGGCGGCGGCGACGGAGGCGAATTTGGCGGCAGAGGCAGCGGTGGCGGTGGTGgcggaggaggtggtggtggtgatagtAACGATAGAGGCGAGGAGGGAGGTGAGGATAGTAGCGAGAGAAAAGGGATGTCGATGTCGCAGAAGCTAACCCTAGCTTATGCTGTGCTTGTTGGAG TGGGTGGCGTTATGGGCTTTTTGAAGAGTGGCAGCAACAAGTCACTGTTGGCCGGAGGAATATCAGCATCCCTGCTCTTTCTTGTTTATACTGAGCTTCCTAAAAGGACAGTTTTTGCATCGTCCCTTGGGCTTG GGCTGTCTGCTGCCCTTCTGGTTGTGATGGGCTCTCGTTTTAAGAGGTCGGGAAAGATATTTCCAGCCGGCGTTGTATCTCTTGTTTCACTCATAATGACCGGTGGCTACTTTCATGGAATTATACGTGGCATGCACTGA
- the LOC126782380 gene encoding N-acylphosphatidylethanolamine synthase encodes MARRVMGWAGRPDYMGGIPRKIVIGAVGTLAKVWVNFLNSTTVHNADTLLNLVRSRPTGLPLITVSNHMSTLDDPLLWGFKGFPICDVNLSRWVLAAEDICFKNPALSYFFRLGKCVPITRGAGIYQEHMNEALERLSEGAWLHTFPEGKVYQEDAPIRRLKWGTASLIARAPVTPIVLPIVHSGFDQVMPDKSSRGKRPPFPLLNKEIKIFIGDPLEFDIPKMRQVATSLSPKMAHPSLGWPSLCPGGLDEAAQRCLYSAISEKIQIALERLRIFGRSYKRDQNPC; translated from the exons ATGGCGCGAAGAGTGATGGGATGGGCGGGCCGGCCCGATTACATGGGCGGCATTCCAAGGAAGATAGTGATCGGAGCCGTCGGAACCTTGGCGAAGGTCTGGGTCAACTTCCTCAACTCCACCACCGTCCACAATGCCGACACGCTTCTCAACCTAGTCCGCTCTCGCCCTACCGGCCTCCCTCTCATCACTGTCAGCAACCACATGTCGACCCTGGACGACCCGCTTCTCTGGGGATTCAAGGGCTTCCCGATTTGTGATGTCAATCTGTCGCGGTGGGTGTTGGCCGCGGAGGATATCTGTTTCAAGAATCCGGCGCTTTCGTATTTTTTTCGATTGG GGAAGTGTGTACCGATTACGAGAGGCGCTGGGATTTATCAGGAGCATATGAATGAAGCTCTTGAAAGATTGAGTGAAGGCGCCTGG TTGCATACTTTTCCTGAAGGGAAGGTGTATCAGGAAGACGCGCCTATAAGAAGATTGAAATGGGGGACTGCTAGTCTCATTGCTCGCGCTCCAGTAACCCCAATAGTTTTGCCGATTGTACATAGTGGGTTTGATCAG GTGATGCCTGATAAATCTTCCCGTGGTAAAAGGCCTCCCTTTCCATTACTCAATAAGGAAATTAAGATATTTATTGGCGACCCATTGGAATTTGACATTCCTAAAATGAGGCAGGTGGCTACCTCTTTGTCTCCCAAAATGGCACATCCTTCTTTAGGATGGCCTAGCCTTTGCCCAGGTGGTTTGGATGAGGCAGCACAGAGATGCTTGTACAGTGCAATTTCAGAGAAAATCCAAATTGCCTTGGAGAGATTACGAATCTTTGGTAGAAGTTATAAAAGAGATCAGAATCCGTGCTAG